One part of the Rhodococcus oxybenzonivorans genome encodes these proteins:
- the ehuC gene encoding ectoine/hydroxyectoine ABC transporter permease subunit EhuC: MKEDFDALFDAWPGIQEGIIITLELTAGGALLAFVLAVVLGLAARSHQVIVRGSARVFIEFFRGTSLLVQLFWLFYVVPLFGYLIDPVLCGILALGLNYGAYGAEVVRGAINSVPQSQWEAATALDFTHWQRLRRVVFPQAWAEMIPPLTNLLIQLLKGTALASYILLQDLTFEIDQLRRTTGNTLFAFGVGLVIYFVIGYVLTLLMNALEVRAKNRLGTGPSLREIFSLAPSDPRGLEAAEK, translated from the coding sequence GTGAAGGAGGATTTCGATGCCCTCTTCGATGCCTGGCCGGGCATTCAAGAGGGAATCATCATCACCCTCGAACTCACTGCGGGAGGTGCTCTTCTTGCTTTCGTGCTTGCAGTGGTGCTCGGGTTGGCGGCTCGTTCACACCAGGTAATCGTCAGGGGTTCTGCGCGGGTTTTCATCGAGTTCTTCCGCGGCACATCACTGCTGGTGCAGTTGTTCTGGCTTTTCTACGTGGTCCCGCTGTTCGGATATCTCATCGACCCCGTACTGTGCGGGATACTCGCCCTCGGACTCAACTACGGCGCCTACGGAGCGGAAGTTGTGCGGGGGGCGATCAATTCGGTACCGCAGTCGCAATGGGAAGCTGCCACGGCGTTGGATTTCACGCACTGGCAGAGGCTTCGCCGGGTGGTGTTTCCACAGGCCTGGGCCGAGATGATCCCTCCCCTCACGAATCTTCTGATCCAACTGCTCAAGGGCACTGCTCTGGCTAGTTACATCCTTCTGCAGGACCTGACGTTCGAGATAGATCAGCTTCGGCGTACGACGGGCAACACGCTCTTCGCGTTCGGGGTCGGGCTCGTCATCTACTTCGTCATCGGTTACGTGCTGACGCTGTTGATGAATGCGCTCGAAGTGCGGGCGAAGAACAGGCTGGGTACCGGTCCCTCCTTGCGGGAGATCTTCTCGCTCGCGCCCTCGGACCCGCGCGGACTGGAGGCTGCTGAAAAATGA
- the ehuB gene encoding ectoine/hydroxyectoine ABC transporter substrate-binding protein EhuB, giving the protein MAGLVVAAGSVAGCTKTDSSSGESLLEQLRSEGTVTVGFAGEAPYSFEEDGKLTGATVALHREIFKNLGIDNVEGVSTDFGALIPGLQARRFDVVSAGMSILPQRCEQAAFSEPEFNYTTALMVPKGNPAKLTDMQSVKDSGVRMAAMTGAIESDYAQDLGIEATQVASPQDGMDAIANGRADVFALTGISLNWLAQNNPQVPVEVTDSFVAEINGVPQVGAGGTVFRKEDTELRDAYNAELAKITADKDKYLSIVGPFGFTEAELPDPQLTTAKLCEGES; this is encoded by the coding sequence ATGGCGGGACTCGTCGTAGCAGCGGGCTCGGTCGCAGGGTGCACGAAGACCGACTCGAGCAGCGGCGAATCACTACTGGAACAGCTCCGTTCCGAGGGAACGGTGACCGTGGGATTCGCCGGCGAGGCCCCGTACAGCTTCGAGGAGGACGGGAAGCTGACCGGCGCCACCGTGGCCCTGCACCGGGAGATTTTCAAGAACCTCGGAATAGACAATGTCGAAGGCGTCAGCACCGACTTCGGAGCCCTCATTCCAGGACTGCAGGCGCGCCGATTCGACGTTGTCAGTGCTGGAATGTCCATCCTTCCGCAGCGCTGCGAACAAGCAGCGTTCAGCGAGCCCGAGTTCAACTACACGACAGCGCTGATGGTGCCCAAGGGTAATCCGGCGAAGCTCACCGACATGCAGTCGGTCAAAGACAGCGGCGTCCGGATGGCCGCCATGACCGGCGCAATCGAGTCGGACTACGCACAGGACCTCGGCATCGAGGCCACACAGGTGGCGTCCCCGCAGGATGGCATGGATGCCATTGCCAATGGCCGCGCCGACGTCTTCGCACTGACGGGAATCTCGCTGAACTGGCTGGCGCAGAACAACCCGCAAGTGCCTGTGGAGGTGACTGATTCCTTTGTCGCAGAAATCAACGGGGTCCCCCAGGTAGGCGCCGGCGGCACCGTCTTCCGTAAGGAGGACACCGAGCTGAGGGACGCCTACAACGCCGAACTGGCAAAGATCACGGCGGACAAGGACAAGTACCTCTCTATCGTCGGTCCCTTCGGATTCACCGAGGCAGAGCTTCCCGATCCGCAACTGACCACGGCGAAGCTGTGCGAAGGGGAGAGCTGA
- the ehuA gene encoding ectoine/hydroxyectoine ABC transporter ATP-binding protein EhuA — protein sequence MIRFDDVVKRFGDHVVLDHLDFQVERGDRVTLIGPSGSGKTTILRLLMTLEKVNDGIIWVDGARLTHEERGGKLVPASEKYVRRIRRRIGMVFQQFNLFPNMNVIENITEAPIHVLGLDKAAAVKRARQLLDTVGLSDKETAHPTQLSGGQQQRVAIARALAMDPDILLLDEVTSALDPELVADVLDVLRNVALTTDITMLIVTHEMQFARDVSNRVMMFDAGRIVEEGDPVTMFSAPKHERTKTFLKAVLAD from the coding sequence ATGATCAGGTTCGACGACGTCGTGAAGCGGTTCGGCGACCACGTCGTGCTCGATCACCTCGACTTCCAGGTGGAGCGTGGCGACCGGGTCACGTTGATCGGCCCGAGCGGTTCGGGTAAGACGACGATTCTGCGATTGCTCATGACCCTCGAAAAGGTGAATGACGGCATCATCTGGGTCGACGGGGCGCGCCTCACCCACGAGGAGCGGGGAGGCAAACTCGTCCCGGCGTCGGAGAAGTACGTTCGTCGCATACGGCGCCGGATCGGGATGGTTTTTCAGCAATTCAACCTGTTCCCCAACATGAACGTGATCGAGAACATTACCGAGGCGCCCATCCACGTCCTCGGGCTCGACAAGGCGGCGGCAGTAAAGCGCGCCCGTCAACTGCTCGACACAGTAGGGCTGTCGGACAAGGAGACTGCGCATCCGACGCAGCTGTCCGGTGGCCAACAGCAGCGAGTTGCGATCGCCCGAGCGCTGGCGATGGATCCCGACATCCTGCTGCTCGACGAGGTGACGTCGGCCCTCGATCCGGAGTTGGTGGCGGACGTCCTGGACGTGCTGAGGAACGTGGCCCTCACCACGGACATCACGATGCTCATCGTCACACATGAGATGCAATTCGCACGCGACGTATCAAACCGGGTGATGATGTTCGACGCCGGCCGAATCGTGGAAGAGGGGGATCCCGTAACCATGTTCTCCGCACCGAAACACGAGCGAACCAAGACGTTCCTCAAGGCTGTGCTGGCCGACTGA
- the ehuD gene encoding ectoine/hydroxyectoine ABC transporter permease subunit EhuD, producing the protein MSVQWSWDRAFEALPVLLEGFKITLVATVLGFLISVVLGLVIALIRQAAPRWIAMPVRAVSEFIRLTPLVVQLLFVYYTFTALSPLQIGVVVLGIHYSTYMAEVYRAGIEAVPVGQWEAARALSIAPARTWRAIILPQAIRRVVPALGNYAVSMFKDTPLLFAITVIEMVTAAQQFGARHFQYLEPLTLAGVIFLIASYPTSLLIRRLEKRLAG; encoded by the coding sequence ATGAGTGTCCAGTGGAGTTGGGATCGCGCGTTCGAGGCGCTACCCGTGTTGCTCGAGGGATTCAAGATCACCCTCGTCGCAACCGTATTGGGCTTCCTTATATCCGTGGTGCTCGGGCTGGTCATCGCGCTGATCCGGCAGGCCGCTCCGCGCTGGATCGCAATGCCGGTGCGGGCGGTGAGCGAATTCATCCGTCTCACACCCCTCGTCGTGCAGCTGCTGTTCGTCTATTACACGTTTACGGCACTGTCACCCTTGCAGATCGGGGTAGTGGTCCTCGGCATCCACTACTCGACCTACATGGCGGAGGTGTATCGGGCAGGGATCGAGGCGGTACCCGTCGGCCAGTGGGAGGCAGCGAGAGCACTGTCCATTGCGCCGGCCCGCACGTGGCGGGCGATCATCCTGCCGCAGGCAATCCGCCGGGTAGTTCCGGCTCTCGGGAACTATGCCGTGTCGATGTTCAAGGACACCCCTTTGCTGTTTGCGATCACGGTGATCGAAATGGTGACGGCGGCCCAGCAATTCGGGGCCCGGCATTTTCAGTACCTCGAGCCGTTGACCCTCGCCGGTGTGATCTTCCTGATCGCCAGTTACCCGACCTCCCTGCTCATACGGCGATTGGAGAAGCGTCTTGCCGGATAA
- a CDS encoding GntR family transcriptional regulator has product MLYSAAEQVYREVKELILSGGLPGGELISEGEIAERMGLSRTPVREAFLRLEAEGWMRLYPKRGALVVAVAEGEAEHIVDARQLVETHAVRILAERPHAREVLVARLRANLEEQRQIAARGDVAAFSASDADFHRLIVDAAENPLLATFYSSLRERQRRMTAHSITRDPGQLPRILAEHEQLTDLVNDGDADGFEAAVLAHMRRVHALNPRGVAR; this is encoded by the coding sequence ATGTTGTATTCGGCAGCGGAGCAGGTATACCGCGAGGTGAAGGAGCTCATCCTGTCGGGTGGGCTGCCCGGTGGTGAGCTGATCAGCGAAGGCGAGATCGCGGAGCGCATGGGTCTCAGTCGCACACCCGTCCGCGAGGCCTTTCTTCGTCTCGAGGCCGAGGGGTGGATGCGGTTGTATCCGAAGCGGGGCGCTCTCGTCGTCGCGGTGGCCGAGGGGGAAGCCGAGCACATCGTCGACGCGCGACAGCTCGTCGAGACACACGCCGTTCGGATCCTGGCGGAGCGGCCGCACGCACGTGAGGTGCTCGTCGCTCGGCTGCGCGCCAATCTCGAGGAACAGCGGCAGATCGCCGCAAGAGGCGATGTGGCCGCCTTCAGTGCGTCGGATGCCGACTTTCATCGCCTGATCGTCGATGCCGCGGAGAATCCACTGCTCGCGACGTTCTACTCGAGCCTCCGGGAGCGGCAGCGCCGGATGACCGCCCACTCGATCACCCGCGACCCCGGGCAACTGCCGAGGATTCTCGCGGAACACGAGCAGCTGACCGATCTGGTGAACGACGGTGACGCGGACGGGTTCGAGGCAGCGGTGCTCGCCCACATGCGTCGAGTTCACGCTCTGAATCCGAGGGGAGTGGCTCGATGA
- a CDS encoding dihydrofolate reductase family protein codes for MRSVTYSMAVSLDGYVVGPDESFDWSSPDQEVFNLATDEVRRVGVHLLGRRLYETMLYWETADQNPSLDYSTLEFAALWMGLPKLVFSTTLSAVQGNARLASSSLADEIERLRAEPAEGDIAIGGATLAAEAAALGLIDEYRARVYPVLLGGGRTFFPQREHRVNLDLIESRTLNSKVVYLRYRVAR; via the coding sequence ATGCGCAGCGTGACCTACTCGATGGCCGTGTCGCTGGACGGCTACGTCGTCGGGCCCGACGAGTCCTTCGACTGGAGCTCACCCGACCAAGAGGTCTTCAACCTCGCCACTGACGAGGTACGCCGGGTCGGCGTCCATCTGCTCGGACGACGGCTGTACGAGACCATGCTGTACTGGGAGACCGCCGACCAGAACCCGTCGCTCGACTACTCAACGCTCGAATTCGCCGCGCTTTGGATGGGGCTCCCGAAGTTGGTCTTCTCCACCACGCTGTCGGCGGTGCAGGGAAACGCCCGCCTGGCGTCCAGCAGTCTGGCGGATGAGATCGAGCGATTGCGAGCCGAACCGGCGGAGGGCGACATCGCGATCGGCGGAGCGACTCTCGCCGCCGAGGCGGCCGCGTTGGGTCTCATCGACGAGTACCGGGCCAGGGTCTACCCAGTGCTGCTGGGGGGCGGCCGCACCTTCTTTCCCCAACGCGAGCATCGGGTGAACCTCGATCTCATCGAGTCCCGCACCCTCAATTCGAAAGTGGTCTACCTCCGCTACCGCGTAGCCCGCTAG